The following are encoded in a window of Bradyrhizobium guangdongense genomic DNA:
- the polA gene encoding DNA polymerase I gives MPKTSPKTTAKADTKAAAPKPAETKATAAKAAARPVAAKAAGKGDHVFLVDGSSYIFRAYHALPPLNRKSDGLQVNAVLGFCNMLWKLLRDMPEDNRPTHLAIIFDKSEITFRNKIYPDYKAHRPPAPDDLIPQFALIREAVRAFDLPCLEQVGFEADDLIATYVRQACERGASATIVSSDKDLMQLVTDCVTMYDTMKDRRIGIPEVIEKFGVPPEKVVEVQALAGDSTDNVPGVPGIGIKTAAQLIVEYGDLEQLLFRATEIKQPKRREALIENAEKARISRQLVLLDDKVELEVPLDDLAVHEPDPRKLIAFLKAMEFTTLTRRVAEYSQIDPANVDADPGYAKGASVFTPLPPSDVVPAPGSGSPTQARPGEPNKSAGKEDKAASPKGAPVSLAAAREEALRKLPVDRGKYQAIKTLKELNAFIARIHDTGHVAVELRGNSIDPMQADLCGIALALGPNEACYVPLAHKQSGGDGGLFDAGLAPDQVRHEDALHALRPVLESSGILKIGFDVKFTAVMLAQHGITLRNTDDAQLISYVLDAGRGSHALESLSERWFGHAMLKESELLGSGKGKITFDQVPIDKAAPLSAEGADIALRVWRVLKPRLVAEHMNTVYETLERPLVAVLARMERRGISIDRQVLSRLSGDFAQTAARVEAEIQEIAGEPVNVGSPKQIGDILFGKMGLPGGTKTKTGAWSTTAQVLDELAEQGHDFPRKILEWRQVSKLKSTYTDALPTYVNPQTHRVHTTYALAATTTGRLSSNEPNLQNIPVRTDDGRKIRRAFIATPGHKLVSADYSQIELRLLAEIADIPVLKQAFRDGLDIHAMTASEMFGVAIKGMPSEIRRRAKAINFGIIYGISAFGLANQLGIAREEASAYIKKYFERFPGIRAYMDETRDFCRQHGYVTTLFGRKCHYPDIKASNASVRAFNERAAINARLQGTAADIIRRAMTRVEDALAEKKLSAQMLLQVHDELIFEVPDAEVEKTLPVVQHVMQDAPFPAVLLSVPLHVDVRAATNWDEAH, from the coding sequence ATGCCCAAAACATCCCCGAAGACCACCGCCAAAGCTGACACCAAGGCTGCTGCGCCAAAGCCCGCCGAGACCAAGGCCACTGCTGCCAAAGCTGCTGCCAGACCGGTTGCCGCCAAAGCGGCCGGCAAGGGCGACCACGTCTTCCTGGTCGACGGTTCCTCCTACATTTTCCGCGCCTATCACGCGCTGCCGCCGCTGAACCGCAAGTCCGACGGCTTGCAGGTCAATGCCGTGCTCGGCTTCTGCAACATGTTGTGGAAGCTGCTGCGCGATATGCCCGAGGACAACCGGCCGACGCATCTGGCCATCATCTTCGACAAGTCGGAAATCACCTTCCGCAACAAGATCTATCCAGACTACAAGGCGCACCGGCCGCCGGCGCCTGACGATCTGATCCCGCAATTCGCTTTGATCCGTGAGGCAGTGCGCGCCTTCGATCTGCCCTGCCTGGAGCAAGTCGGCTTCGAGGCCGACGATCTCATCGCGACCTATGTGCGGCAGGCCTGCGAGCGCGGCGCCAGCGCGACCATCGTGTCCTCCGACAAGGACCTGATGCAGCTCGTCACCGATTGCGTCACCATGTACGACACCATGAAGGATCGTCGTATCGGCATCCCGGAGGTGATCGAGAAATTCGGCGTGCCGCCGGAGAAAGTGGTCGAGGTGCAGGCACTCGCCGGCGATTCCACCGACAACGTGCCGGGCGTCCCCGGCATCGGCATCAAGACCGCTGCCCAACTGATCGTCGAATATGGCGATCTCGAGCAGCTCCTCTTCCGCGCGACCGAGATCAAGCAGCCCAAGCGCCGCGAGGCGCTGATCGAGAACGCCGAGAAGGCGCGGATCTCGCGGCAGCTGGTACTGCTCGACGACAAGGTCGAACTGGAGGTGCCGCTGGACGATCTGGCCGTCCACGAGCCCGATCCGCGCAAGCTGATTGCCTTCCTGAAGGCGATGGAGTTCACAACGCTGACACGGCGCGTCGCCGAATATTCGCAGATCGATCCGGCCAATGTGGATGCCGATCCCGGCTACGCGAAAGGCGCGAGCGTATTCACGCCGCTGCCGCCTTCGGACGTCGTGCCAGCACCGGGATCCGGTAGCCCGACGCAAGCCCGGCCGGGCGAGCCCAACAAATCGGCGGGCAAGGAGGACAAGGCCGCGAGCCCGAAGGGTGCGCCGGTCTCACTTGCCGCGGCGCGCGAGGAGGCGCTGCGCAAGCTGCCGGTCGACCGAGGCAAGTATCAAGCCATCAAGACGCTGAAAGAGCTCAACGCCTTCATCGCACGGATCCATGACACCGGCCATGTCGCGGTCGAACTGCGCGGAAACTCGATTGATCCGATGCAGGCCGATCTCTGCGGCATCGCGCTGGCGCTGGGCCCGAACGAGGCCTGTTATGTGCCGCTGGCGCACAAGCAATCCGGCGGCGACGGCGGCTTGTTCGACGCGGGCCTCGCGCCCGATCAGGTCAGGCACGAAGACGCGCTTCATGCGCTGCGGCCGGTGCTGGAATCATCGGGCATTCTCAAGATCGGCTTCGACGTCAAGTTCACCGCCGTGATGCTGGCGCAGCACGGCATCACGTTGCGCAACACAGACGATGCGCAGCTGATCTCCTACGTGCTCGATGCCGGCCGCGGCTCGCATGCGCTGGAATCATTGTCCGAGCGCTGGTTCGGCCATGCCATGCTGAAGGAGAGCGAGCTGCTCGGCAGCGGCAAGGGCAAGATCACCTTCGACCAGGTGCCGATCGACAAGGCCGCGCCGCTGTCCGCCGAAGGCGCCGACATCGCCTTGCGGGTCTGGCGCGTGCTGAAGCCGCGCCTCGTCGCCGAGCACATGAACACCGTCTACGAGACGCTGGAGCGGCCGTTGGTCGCGGTGCTCGCGCGCATGGAGCGTCGTGGCATCTCGATCGACCGCCAGGTGCTGTCGCGGCTATCAGGCGACTTCGCCCAGACGGCGGCGCGCGTCGAGGCCGAGATCCAGGAGATCGCCGGCGAGCCGGTCAACGTCGGCAGCCCGAAGCAGATCGGCGACATCCTCTTCGGCAAGATGGGGTTGCCTGGCGGCACCAAGACCAAGACAGGCGCGTGGTCAACCACCGCGCAGGTGCTCGACGAGCTCGCCGAGCAGGGCCACGATTTTCCGCGGAAAATCCTGGAATGGCGCCAGGTCTCGAAACTGAAATCGACCTACACGGACGCGCTGCCGACCTATGTCAATCCGCAGACCCACCGCGTGCACACCACTTACGCGCTGGCCGCAACCACGACGGGCCGCCTGTCCTCGAACGAGCCGAACCTGCAGAACATTCCTGTCCGTACCGATGACGGCCGAAAAATCCGACGCGCCTTCATCGCAACGCCGGGGCACAAGCTCGTCTCGGCCGACTATTCGCAGATCGAGCTGCGGCTGCTGGCCGAGATCGCCGACATTCCGGTGCTGAAGCAGGCGTTCCGCGACGGTCTCGATATTCACGCGATGACGGCATCGGAAATGTTCGGCGTGGCGATCAAGGGCATGCCGAGCGAGATCCGCCGCCGCGCCAAGGCGATCAATTTCGGCATCATCTACGGCATCTCAGCGTTCGGCCTCGCCAACCAGCTCGGCATCGCCCGTGAAGAGGCGTCGGCCTACATCAAGAAGTATTTCGAGCGCTTCCCCGGCATCCGCGCCTATATGGACGAGACGCGCGATTTCTGCCGACAGCACGGCTACGTCACCACGCTGTTCGGCCGCAAGTGCCACTATCCCGACATCAAGGCCTCCAACGCCTCGGTGCGCGCCTTCAACGAGCGCGCGGCGATCAACGCGCGACTTCAAGGTACCGCAGCCGACATTATCCGCCGCGCCATGACGCGGGTCGAGGACGCGCTGGCCGAGAAGAAGCTTTCGGCACAGATGCTGCTCCAGGTGCATGACGAATTGATCTTCGAGGTCCCGGACGCGGAGGTCGAAAAGACGCTTCCCGTCGTGCAGCACGTCATGCAGGACGCGCCGTTCCCGGCCGTACTGCTGTCGGTGCCGCTGCACGTCGACGTCCGCGCGGCCACGAACTGGGACGAGGCGCATTGA
- a CDS encoding glutathione S-transferase family protein, with protein MTIELYTWNTPNGRKISVALEEMGLPYKVVPVNITKGEQMDPRFLELSPNNKIPAILDPEGPDGKPVSIFESGAILLYLGEKTGKFLPKSLGARIPVYEWLMWQMGGFGPIPGQVHHFIALENEQDRAYGLKRFMAETRRLYGVLDRRLEGRDFVAGDLSVADFAILGWAWRHPRHKVDLADFPNVKRWYDALMARPAVRRGMEAKLD; from the coding sequence ATGACCATCGAGCTGTACACCTGGAACACACCGAACGGCCGCAAAATCTCGGTCGCGTTGGAGGAAATGGGCCTGCCCTACAAGGTGGTCCCGGTGAACATCACCAAGGGCGAGCAGATGGACCCTCGGTTCCTCGAGCTCTCCCCCAACAACAAGATTCCCGCGATCCTCGATCCCGAGGGCCCGGACGGCAAGCCCGTCAGCATCTTCGAATCCGGGGCCATCCTGCTTTATCTCGGCGAAAAGACAGGCAAATTCCTGCCGAAATCGCTTGGCGCGCGCATCCCCGTCTACGAATGGCTGATGTGGCAGATGGGCGGTTTCGGCCCGATCCCCGGCCAGGTGCATCATTTCATTGCGCTCGAAAACGAGCAGGACCGCGCCTACGGCCTGAAGCGCTTCATGGCCGAGACCCGCCGGCTCTACGGCGTGCTGGACCGCCGCCTCGAGGGCCGCGACTTCGTCGCCGGCGATCTCTCGGTCGCCGATTTCGCCATCCTGGGCTGGGCCTGGCGCCATCCCCGCCACAAGGTCGATCTGGCCGACTTCCCCAACGTCAAGCGCTGGTACGACGCCCTGATGGCCCGCCCGGCGGTGAGAAGGGGCATGGAGGCGAAGCTGGATTGA
- the pyrE gene encoding orotate phosphoribosyltransferase — MSKSASRARLFEIIRRRSFGRGEVTLASGRKSDFYFNLKPTMLDPEGATLLAELTYEALKDDNLDFIGGLEMGAVPLAGALAQISWIKGHPIAAFFVRKKPKEHGARLAIEGLPKGETLAGKRVVIVEDVTTTGGSAMKAVESVRETGAEVVLVLTMVDREEGATDTFGAAGLPFRSLYKASEFLKD, encoded by the coding sequence GTGTCGAAATCTGCCTCCCGCGCCCGCCTGTTCGAAATCATCCGCCGCCGCTCCTTCGGGCGAGGCGAGGTGACGCTGGCGTCGGGCCGCAAGAGTGATTTCTACTTCAACCTGAAGCCGACCATGCTGGACCCCGAGGGCGCGACGCTGCTTGCCGAGCTGACCTACGAGGCGCTGAAGGACGACAATCTCGATTTCATCGGCGGGCTGGAAATGGGCGCGGTGCCGCTGGCCGGCGCGCTGGCGCAGATCTCCTGGATCAAGGGTCATCCGATCGCGGCCTTCTTCGTGCGCAAGAAGCCGAAAGAGCATGGCGCCAGGCTCGCGATCGAGGGACTGCCGAAGGGCGAGACGCTGGCCGGCAAGCGCGTCGTGATCGTCGAGGACGTCACCACGACAGGCGGCTCGGCGATGAAGGCGGTGGAATCCGTGCGCGAGACCGGCGCTGAAGTCGTGCTGGTGCTGACCATGGTCGACCGCGAGGAAGGCGCCACCGACACCTTCGGCGCGGCGGGTCTGCCGTTCCGCTCGCTGTACAAGGCGTCGGAATTTTTGAAGGATTAA
- a CDS encoding DUF2865 domain-containing protein, with protein sequence MLVAATFASTLLAAPAPVSAEGLFDFFFGGMQQRPQRDVPQQANSYADPFSGQQNPAVQPQYVPPTRSAAAGGSGPAFCVRSCDGKYFPLMRGLASPAQMCQAFCPASATKVFFGSSIDGAYSQTGERYADSENAFAYRKALRADCTCNGREPAGLAPVDLALDSSLKAGDVIATTDGLVAYTGVRLGQEQTAEFTPVASYPGLTAQVRTRLGEMKVAPVRAETVAADAPPAEIVRERLPDVTPPKPQAKPAKRAELD encoded by the coding sequence ATGCTTGTGGCCGCCACTTTCGCAAGCACGCTGCTCGCAGCTCCGGCCCCCGTTTCGGCCGAAGGCCTGTTCGACTTCTTTTTCGGCGGAATGCAGCAGCGGCCGCAGCGTGACGTGCCGCAGCAGGCGAATTCCTACGCCGATCCCTTCAGCGGCCAGCAGAACCCGGCCGTTCAGCCGCAATATGTGCCGCCGACCCGCTCGGCAGCGGCCGGCGGCTCCGGACCCGCCTTCTGCGTGCGCAGCTGCGACGGCAAATATTTTCCGTTGATGCGCGGCCTCGCCTCGCCGGCACAGATGTGTCAGGCCTTCTGTCCTGCAAGCGCCACCAAGGTGTTTTTCGGCTCTTCGATCGACGGCGCTTATAGCCAGACCGGCGAGCGCTACGCCGACAGCGAGAACGCGTTCGCCTATCGCAAGGCGCTGCGCGCCGACTGCACCTGCAACGGCCGCGAGCCGGCCGGGCTCGCTCCTGTCGACCTGGCGCTCGACTCCTCGCTGAAGGCCGGCGACGTCATCGCCACCACCGACGGCCTCGTCGCCTATACCGGCGTCCGCCTCGGCCAGGAGCAGACCGCTGAATTCACTCCTGTGGCCTCCTATCCCGGCCTCACCGCACAGGTCCGCACCCGGCTCGGCGAAATGAAGGTCGCGCCGGTGCGGGCGGAAACGGTCGCGGCCGATGCGCCGCCCGCCGAGATCGTGCGGGAGAGGCTGCCCGATGTGACGCCGCCGAAGCCACAGGCGAAACCGGCGAAGCGGGCGGAACTGGATTAA
- a CDS encoding acyltransferase family protein, with translation MARSGTSAADSGLPKASAAARVDWVDYAKGICIIMVVMMHSVLGVELAAGKTGFMHVVVAFAKPFRMPDFFLISGLFLPLVIDRDWRTYLDRKVVHFAYFYVVWVTIQFGFKAPAFAAEIGWRDVGLLYLESFIEPFGTLWFIYLLPIFFVVTKLTRRFPPLAIWFAAAALDTARIATGWTVIDEFCARFVYFYSGYLFAPYVFALSDRARNHPALALAALATWALVDAGLVASGASEWKIVSLLLGFAGACAIITTGTLLARAHWLNGLRFCGENSIVIYLAFFLPMATTRTVLLQTGIIPDIGMVSLIVTIVGVLGSLAIWHAALRLNAHFLFERPDAFWIAPRKTGPALQAAE, from the coding sequence GGCCGCGCGTGTCGACTGGGTCGATTATGCCAAGGGCATCTGCATCATCATGGTCGTGATGATGCATTCGGTGCTGGGGGTCGAGCTCGCGGCCGGAAAAACCGGTTTTATGCATGTCGTGGTGGCCTTCGCAAAACCGTTCCGGATGCCTGACTTCTTCCTGATTTCGGGCCTGTTCCTGCCTTTGGTGATCGATCGCGACTGGCGAACCTATCTCGACCGCAAGGTGGTGCATTTCGCCTATTTTTATGTCGTCTGGGTGACAATCCAGTTCGGCTTCAAGGCCCCCGCCTTTGCCGCTGAAATCGGCTGGCGTGACGTGGGCCTGCTGTATCTCGAATCCTTCATCGAGCCGTTCGGCACGCTCTGGTTCATCTACCTGCTGCCGATCTTCTTTGTCGTCACAAAACTGACACGCCGATTCCCGCCGCTCGCGATCTGGTTCGCCGCCGCCGCGCTGGATACCGCGCGCATCGCGACCGGCTGGACCGTGATCGACGAGTTCTGCGCACGCTTCGTCTATTTCTACTCGGGCTATTTGTTCGCGCCCTACGTATTCGCACTGTCGGATCGCGCGCGAAACCATCCCGCGCTTGCACTCGCCGCGCTAGCGACCTGGGCGCTGGTCGATGCCGGCCTCGTTGCATCAGGCGCAAGCGAGTGGAAGATCGTGTCACTGCTGCTCGGCTTCGCCGGCGCCTGCGCGATCATCACGACCGGCACGTTGCTCGCGCGCGCGCATTGGCTCAATGGCCTGCGCTTCTGCGGCGAGAATTCGATCGTGATCTATCTGGCCTTCTTCCTGCCGATGGCGACGACCCGGACAGTGCTGCTGCAGACGGGCATCATTCCCGACATCGGCATGGTTTCCCTGATCGTCACCATCGTTGGCGTACTCGGATCGCTCGCCATCTGGCACGCCGCGCTGCGGCTCAATGCACACTTCCTGTTCGAGCGGCCAGATGCATTCTGGATCGCGCCGAGGAAGACCGGGCCGGCCTTGCAGGCGGCGGAGTAG
- a CDS encoding LysE family translocator, with protein MPHTSALLGFALVCLGLVLTPGPNMIYLISRSITQGPAAGIVSLGGVALGFVFYMLCAAFGITALLLAIPFAYDALRFAGAGYMLWLAWQAMKPGGRSPFQVKQLAIDSPRKLFTMGFVTNLLNPKIAMLYLALLPQFIDPTAGSVLTQSVALGAIQIAISVSVNAMIALAAGSIALFLANRPSWMLVQRWLMGTVLAGLAVRMAVEARKV; from the coding sequence ATGCCCCACACCTCCGCCCTACTCGGCTTCGCCCTCGTCTGTCTCGGCCTCGTGCTCACGCCCGGGCCCAACATGATCTATCTGATCTCGCGCTCGATCACGCAGGGGCCGGCGGCGGGGATCGTCTCGCTCGGCGGCGTCGCGCTCGGCTTCGTGTTCTACATGCTATGCGCGGCATTCGGCATCACCGCGCTGCTGCTCGCCATTCCCTTTGCATATGACGCGCTGCGCTTTGCCGGCGCCGGCTACATGCTGTGGCTGGCCTGGCAGGCGATGAAGCCGGGTGGGCGCTCGCCGTTTCAGGTGAAGCAGCTCGCGATCGACAGCCCGCGGAAATTGTTCACGATGGGGTTCGTCACCAACCTGCTCAATCCGAAGATTGCGATGCTGTATCTGGCGCTGCTGCCCCAGTTCATCGACCCCACCGCCGGCAGCGTGCTGACCCAGTCGGTCGCGCTGGGCGCCATCCAGATCGCGATCAGCGTCAGCGTCAACGCGATGATCGCGCTCGCCGCCGGCTCGATCGCCCTGTTTCTCGCGAACCGGCCAAGCTGGATGCTGGTGCAACGCTGGCTGATGGGCACAGTGCTGGCCGGTCTTGCCGTGCGGATGGCCGTGGAAGCGCGGAAGGTGTGA